Below is a genomic region from Deltaproteobacteria bacterium.
CGGAACGCAGGTCTTCCCCCGGGATACCTCCACCTCGTGATCCTGACACCGAAGACAGTCCTGAATACCGTCTGTGAGGAATTGCCTTATACGATCCAGACACTCAGATCAGTCGGTTTCACAACTCACGAGATTCAGGATCTCCTGAGAGAGGTCACCCGACTTTCCGGCAGGATCGAATGGGGTCCGTATAACCTCCTTCAAAAAATCGCTTCGGCTGCCTCCCTCCTCAAACAAAACAACATTCCAAATGCTGATGTGATTGAATTTTTAAAAGAGATCGCCAAAAAATCTGGAGAGGCGACTGTGCTCACCTACGAAGTCCTCACCGACCTGCTCATCCGTCATCAGGATCAAGGCACACAAAAGTTCAAAGAGGAATTCCCCGACTTCCGCACAGGATTCGCCATCATGACCAAACAGATCAGTGGAACCGACCTGCTGGGCCTGAAAGATATCCTCAACAGGGGAAATCTCACGCTCAACCCCGCTGGGATCAAAGACCGACAAGGCCTTGCCGAACAGATCGCCGCGATCATCAACCAGAGATTCGACCAATTTCCCCTGGAGACTTTCTCAAAAGGAGAAGAGATCGGCTCGCGAAAGAATGAGGCCCAATGGATGGCGGTCCTGATCAACCATATCCATGACAGGGACCAAAAGGACGACCTGATGCGAAAGACGATCATCCAAAATCTCTCGACAAGGGCAGTCTATCTGCTCTCCTCTATCGCAGGACCGGACCTCTACACATCAACTTTTGTCGACCGGATCTACGCGATGAAGATTCAAAACAATCCGGATTTCCTTGCAGAAGTAAAAAAAATCGACCCTGAAGGGAATTTCATGGCTGGATTTATTCTGACGCTCGCCGGGTTTAACAAATTGAGGGAGGTCTTCGCACGAGACCCTGAATATTTTTCCGAAAGGGTCGTTGAATTGCTGGAGGAGGCCGATCCTGATCTCTTGCCAAGAAACATTTCACTCCTTTCCAAGATTGTCGGTCAATTCGTTGCTGGTGAAGGGGGTAAAACCATCAAGGAAAAAATCGAAAATGCGCTCCTTGAACAATATGAAATCCAGGATTTTCTCAAAAATGTCTCTAAACGGGCAGCGGTCGGTTATTTGATCAAGCTTTATCACAACGATTTTTCGGATAAGGAGCGTGCGAAAACGATCGCAAATGAGCTCCCGGAGATTCTTCCCCCCAAAATTCCATCTGAATGGTTAGCTGATGGTCGCCTGAAAGCGGTATTGAAATTCTATCCTGATGAAAAACATTTTTCACTGATTCAAGAGATGTATGCCAAGAAGGGGTTTCAAATCCGACGTTCTGCCGCTGGAAAGACCGTCACGATGACGAAACAGTTTCTCCGTCCCGATGGGCGGACGGTCACCTTCGAGGTCGTTGCCACATTAGAGGAGATCGCTATCGACAAATTAATGTCCGATCGCTCTGTCGACATCATTGGTCACCGAGGTCATTCCTTTCACCTGCATGAGACTTTGCCCGACACTGATGCTGCAAAAAACAAGAAAAAATTAATCTTTATCGGTTCCTGCGGTGGCTTCCGTGAGGTCCCCTCCCTCATGGGATCCTACAGCGGAAATTATTTCATCAGTGATGAGGATACCGGCCATGGGGCAGACAATAACAACATCCTCTATTACCTGATGGAGGCGATCGGAAGTGGTGCCAAAAATTGGGATCGGATCCGAAGCTATGTTGACGACCGATATCCTGTTGGGTCTCGTGGCCTTGTCTTCCCGAATGATCCCTCCCTCCTCCTCTTCGACTTCATCGAGGCGGTGAAGGCAAAACAAAACCAGCCATAAAAACTATTTTCGCTTGTCGGTCTCGCCACTTTTAAGGTAGCCAACCCCTTATGAATGAGGCCCTCAAAATCCTTCAAGAAACCGGCGCCGTCTTGACCAACGACCATTTCATCTATACCTCCGGGAAGCATGGAAGCACCTACATCAACAAAGACGCCGTATACCCTCACACACAGCTGATCTCCAGGCTTTGTCGAGCGATCGCCGAGCACTTTTCGAAAATTCCTGTCGATGCCGTTGTTGCCCCCGTGATTGGTGGAGTCATCCTCTCTCAGTGGGTCTCGCATCACCTCAGCGAACTAAAAGGAAAAGAGGTGTTGGGGATTTACGCCGAAAAGTCGGCGGATGGTTTTGTGATCCAACGCGGATACGATCGATTGATCCCGAAAAAAAATATTCTTGTGGTGGAAGATATCTTGAACACCGGTGGTTCGGTGAAAAAGGTCGTTGAAACGGTCCGATGCTTGAACGGAAATATTATCGGTGTCGGCGCCCTCGTCAATCGTGGTGGTGTCACTCCGGAAGATTTGGGGAATATCCCGAACCTCTACGCCTTGGTGAATCTCAATTTAGAGGCCTGGGATCCAAAAGAATGCCCGCTTTGCCTGAAAAAAATTCCGATCAATACCGAGGTTGGGAAGGGGAAGAAATAAGCCAACACAATGAAGATCAAGAATTCCATGATGACGCTCTCGAAATGTCTCGTACTGGTGATGGCTGGAACGATTACTGCCGCCTTGTTTTTCCATGGCTGCGGCAAGAGGAGTGAAACTGCAGCTACGGCTAGCCTCAAAACGCTTGCCGAGAAGCACGGCATCCGCTTCGGGGCCAATTATCAGTACGATTTTCGAAGCGACACTTATGATGAGCTCTTCGAAACGGAGATGAACGCGATGACTGCCGGGACGTTCTGGGGGGATGGTTCCCGCCCGAGCCGCACCGAATTCGACTTCACCGAGATGGATGCAAAAGTAGACTGGGGACTTGCGCGCAACATGGAATTGTTCGGTCAGACATTGGTCTGGTTCGAGCCGGGAGAGATGCCTGATTGGTTGAAGGCCGCACCTAATGCCGACATCGAAGCGATCATGAACGAGCACATCGATGCCGTGGTTGGACGCTACGCGGGCCGGATCAAGTTCTGGAACGTCGTCAATGAGGCTGTTGACAGTGATGGAACGCTCCGTCAGGGCCATAAGTGGGCCGAGGCGATGGGGGACGACTACATCCGGAAGGCATTCGTTCGGGCGCATGCCGTCGATCCGGACGCCGTGCTGTATTACAACGAGTATGAGATTGAGAGCAATGAGGCTAAGTTCACAGGCGTCAAGACGTTGCTCGTCAGTCTTAAGAATGAGGGCGTACCGGTGCATGCCCTCGGTTGGCAAATGCACGTTACTCCGGGAAGTTTCGACTCCGCCACGCTGCTTGCGCGTATGAATGAGATCGCGGACCTCGGGCTCGACAATTACATCACCGAACTCGATGTGGAATTGCCGGCCGACGCCAGCGAGACTGATTATGAGCAACAGAAGCAAACCTACAAGTCAGTCGTCGAAACCTTCCTCGCGGCACGCCGCCACAAGACCATCATCGTCTGGGGTCTGCGCGACCGTGATCCAGGGTGGCTCACGGAGAACCATCCACTCCTCTTCGACGAGAATCTTAACAAGAAGGCGGCGTATTCCGGCGTCCAGGAAGCCCTCGAATAATGAGGGCGACCTTTGGACACCGGTATGGGGAAAGGAAAGCTTAAGGTTTCCTAGTGCCGGTTTCAAAGAAGGCGCTCTTCTCCGCCGTCAACGTGTCAATCGGTCTCCAGTTTTTTCCATTTTTTTGGGAGATCTGAATCTTCAGATCGGCAACCCCTGAAAATTGAACCTGCCTCATCGATCCACGCGGGTCTTCGTACTGAAGATTGGTCATCACCTCAGAAGGAGAAGAAAAATCACCGATAAACAAGAGATCCTTATCCTGTACCTCAAAATGCCACTGATTGGTTCCGTAGGAACTTTTACTCTTCAACCAAGCGACAGGATCGCGGACAAGATACTCGTTCCCATGATAAAAAAAGTAGAGAAGGGGCACGATCATCGTTCGCCTCTTCCAGGTGACGGGAAGACAAAGACCTTCAAAAAAGGCCTCCTTATCCTCCCGAAAATGACGGCAATGACCCCACGTCCAGGAATCATCGATCCCCTTCCCCCAAAGATGTACCTGAGAGGCGATCACCGATGGAAAGGAAAAAACCTTATCCCGAACCTTGAGCTCCCCATTCAGCTGGAAGCTGAGTTGAGGGGCAATCCACTTCATCGCTGGAATATTCAAGTGGTAAAATGGGGCTGGGAGGTAACGAAAAGAGCGCGTAGGGGGCAAAAACTTCAATTCCCAGCTCATCGTCTTGTTTTTTAACTCCCCCCGGGCCCCTGACTGAAAAATGGCCGAGGCGCCAGCCGAAAAATAAAAAATCTCATGCTCAACCTGCATGTTGGTCAAAGGAAAAGTTTCTTTTAAAAAGAGATTTTGTTTTGGATCTCGACGATCAAAAAAATGTCCCCAAACAGTCGCTTCAGGATCCCTGCCTTGCGGAGAAAGGAGAATATAACGGAGTGATGCCGCCATCTCCTGACCAGGATCGGCCCAATGGACAACATAACTTTCAAAAAAGCAGTCTTTTGAGAGATTCCAGCGGCTGATATTTTCCCGCTCTCCCGCATCAATTGACATCGATCAGATCTCCGCAAAAAGAGTATAAGGAGTCGCTCCGGTCACCGTGACTTCGTAAAAATTCCCGGCCGTTATCCCTTTCCCTTTGAGTTCGACGTTTCCATCAATATCCGGCGCATCCCATTCGGTACGACCCACGGCTCGTCCTGAGCCGAAGGGCCTGTCGGCAAGAACTTTCAGTTTTTTCCCAAGGCGTCCACGATTCTTTTTCAGGCTAATCTCTTGTTGACGCTCCATAAGAATCCTTCGGCGTTCTTTTTTAACTTTTTCTGAAACCTGATCTGAAAGATCGGCCGCCTCGGTCCCTTCTTCATGAGAATAGGTAAAAACTCCCACGCGTTCCAGTTCGGCGTCTTCCAAGAAATGGGCAAGCTCCTGAAACTCAGTTTCCGTCTCCCCCGGATAACCGACAATGAATGTAGAGCGAATCCCGACATCAGGAATTTTTCCCCGTATTCTCTCAACAAACCGTCGGATGTAAGCACCGTTCGAACCTCGATGCATCGATTTCAAGATCCGATCGCTGATATGTTGAAAGGGGATGTCGACATAACGACAAAAGTTGGGTGATGAGGCGATGATGTCGATCAATTCGTCAGAGAAACGTAAAGGGTAGGCGTACATAAGGCGAAACCAATGATCCCCTGAGATCTTGGCCAGCTCCGTGAAAAGTTTTTCGATGTTGGTTCCATCATGCAGGTCATACCCATAATCTGTCGTATCCTGGGCAATCAGATTAAACTCCTTCACCTCCATTGACTGAAGATTTTTCACCTCAGCAACAATATCAGCGATCGCCCGACTCCTTTGTTTTCCACGAAGTTTTGGAATAATGCAAAAAGAACAGGTGTGGTTACACCCCTCCGCAATTTTCACATAGGCTATGTGAGATGCCGTGGCGAGAAGTCGGGGCGTGTCTGACGTGTGAACATAGAGTGGAGGGTGAATATATTCACGACTGGGCGGAACCCGAGACAGGACCCGCCCAATTTCGGCATAATCATTTGTTCCGATAAAGAGATCGACCTCCTGGAGTTCCTTTGGAAGCTCTCCCTGATATCGTTGCGAGAGACACCCTGTGACAACCAGCTTCTCGCAAGAGCCACTCTTCTTTTCTTTCGAAAGATCCAGAATCGTGTTGATCGATTCCTTTACCGAAGACTGCAGAAAACCACAGGTGTTGACGATGATCACCTCGGCCTCTTTCTGATTTTGCGTCAACTCAAACCCCTGCGTCGCAAGCTGCCCCAGCATGATCTCGG
It encodes:
- the rimO gene encoding 30S ribosomal protein S12 methylthiotransferase RimO, which gives rise to MAKKPVVGSTTTIHNAPKKVYLQSLGCPKNLVDSEIMLGQLATQGFELTQNQKEAEVIIVNTCGFLQSSVKESINTILDLSKEKKSGSCEKLVVTGCLSQRYQGELPKELQEVDLFIGTNDYAEIGRVLSRVPPSREYIHPPLYVHTSDTPRLLATASHIAYVKIAEGCNHTCSFCIIPKLRGKQRSRAIADIVAEVKNLQSMEVKEFNLIAQDTTDYGYDLHDGTNIEKLFTELAKISGDHWFRLMYAYPLRFSDELIDIIASSPNFCRYVDIPFQHISDRILKSMHRGSNGAYIRRFVERIRGKIPDVGIRSTFIVGYPGETETEFQELAHFLEDAELERVGVFTYSHEEGTEAADLSDQVSEKVKKERRRILMERQQEISLKKNRGRLGKKLKVLADRPFGSGRAVGRTEWDAPDIDGNVELKGKGITAGNFYEVTVTGATPYTLFAEI
- a CDS encoding endo-1,4-beta-xylanase; translated protein: MKIKNSMMTLSKCLVLVMAGTITAALFFHGCGKRSETAATASLKTLAEKHGIRFGANYQYDFRSDTYDELFETEMNAMTAGTFWGDGSRPSRTEFDFTEMDAKVDWGLARNMELFGQTLVWFEPGEMPDWLKAAPNADIEAIMNEHIDAVVGRYAGRIKFWNVVNEAVDSDGTLRQGHKWAEAMGDDYIRKAFVRAHAVDPDAVLYYNEYEIESNEAKFTGVKTLLVSLKNEGVPVHALGWQMHVTPGSFDSATLLARMNEIADLGLDNYITELDVELPADASETDYEQQKQTYKSVVETFLAARRHKTIIVWGLRDRDPGWLTENHPLLFDENLNKKAAYSGVQEALE
- a CDS encoding phosphoribosyltransferase, which gives rise to MNEALKILQETGAVLTNDHFIYTSGKHGSTYINKDAVYPHTQLISRLCRAIAEHFSKIPVDAVVAPVIGGVILSQWVSHHLSELKGKEVLGIYAEKSADGFVIQRGYDRLIPKKNILVVEDILNTGGSVKKVVETVRCLNGNIIGVGALVNRGGVTPEDLGNIPNLYALVNLNLEAWDPKECPLCLKKIPINTEVGKGKK